One stretch of Clavibacter michiganensis DNA includes these proteins:
- a CDS encoding YebC/PmpR family DNA-binding transcriptional regulator, producing the protein MSGHSKWATTKHKKAIIDSRRAKSFAKLIKNIEVAAKIGGADMSGNPTLVDAVQKAKKTSVPNDNIDRAVKRGAGLLGEVVDYQTIMYEGYAANGVAMLVECLTDNKNRAAAEVRTAMSRNGGTMADPGSVAYNFHRKGVIAVPHADAPTEDDVLAAVLDAGAEDVTDHGEVFEIRCEPSDMVAVRQALQDAGIDYDSADVEFVPQVKVEVDLETARKVNKLVDAMEDLDDVQNIYVNSDVPADVQAALDDEDEE; encoded by the coding sequence GTGTCCGGACATTCCAAGTGGGCGACCACGAAGCACAAGAAGGCGATCATCGACTCGCGGCGCGCCAAGTCGTTCGCGAAGCTGATCAAGAACATCGAGGTCGCGGCCAAGATCGGCGGCGCCGACATGTCCGGCAACCCGACCCTCGTCGACGCGGTGCAGAAGGCCAAGAAGACCAGCGTCCCGAACGACAACATCGACCGTGCCGTCAAGCGCGGAGCCGGCCTGCTCGGCGAGGTCGTCGACTACCAGACGATCATGTACGAGGGCTACGCCGCCAACGGCGTCGCGATGCTCGTCGAGTGCCTCACCGACAACAAGAACCGCGCGGCCGCCGAGGTCCGCACGGCCATGAGCCGCAACGGCGGCACGATGGCCGACCCGGGCAGCGTCGCCTACAACTTCCACCGCAAGGGCGTCATCGCGGTGCCGCACGCGGACGCGCCGACCGAGGACGACGTCCTCGCGGCGGTCCTCGACGCCGGTGCCGAGGACGTGACCGACCACGGCGAGGTGTTCGAGATCCGGTGCGAGCCGTCCGACATGGTCGCCGTCCGCCAGGCGCTGCAGGACGCGGGGATCGACTACGACTCCGCCGACGTGGAGTTCGTGCCGCAGGTCAAGGTCGAGGTCGACCTGGAGACCGCGCGCAAGGTGAACAAGCTCGTCGACGCCATGGAGGACCTGGACGACGTGCAGAACATCTACGTCAACAGCGACGTGCCCGCTGACGTGCAGGCCGCGCTGGACGACGAAGACGAGGAGTAG
- the thrS gene encoding threonine--tRNA ligase, protein MVDAAQPEIHDEAAPAETTGQPVEATEAGTGFTLFSDRAVVAMRIGGELKDLAAEVAPGDVVEPVRIDSPDGLAILRHSAAHVMAQAVQQINPDAKLGIGPPVTDGFYFDFDVDEPFTPEDLKAISKNMERIIRQGQRFTRRVVTEDEARELMAEEPYKLELIGLKGGSSEELGEDGESVEVGGAELTVYENVDGKTGEVFWRDLCRGPHLPSTRMVGNGWALSRVAAAYWRGSEKNPQLQRIYGTAWPTKDELRAYQGRIEEALKRDHRRLGAELDLFSFPDEIGSGLAVFHPKGGIIRREMEDYSRRRHETAGYEFVYSPHITKSNLFETSGHLDFYKDGMFPAMHLDEARNDEGEITRQGADYYLKPMNCPMHVLIYRSRQRSYRELPLRLFEFGTVYRNEKSGVIHGLTRVRGMTQDDAHIFTTRERMADELKGTLEFVLSLLRDYGLDDFYLELSTKDPEKFVGSDEVWEEATETLRQVAVDTGLELVPDPAGAAFYGPKISVQARDAIGRTWQMSTIQLDFNLPERFGLEYTANDGTRKQPVMIHRALFGSIERFFGVLTEHYAGAFPVWLSPVQVVGIPVAEDYEEYLGGVLDRLRAEGVRTQLDTSDDRMPKKIRTHTKARVPYQLIAGEDDRAAGSVSFRFRDGTQVNGVPVAEAVERITGAIARREQVVTAWPV, encoded by the coding sequence GTGGTAGACGCCGCCCAGCCCGAGATCCACGACGAGGCCGCGCCCGCGGAGACGACCGGGCAGCCGGTCGAGGCGACGGAGGCGGGCACCGGGTTCACGCTCTTCTCCGACCGCGCCGTCGTCGCCATGCGCATCGGCGGGGAGCTCAAGGACCTCGCGGCCGAGGTCGCCCCCGGCGACGTCGTCGAGCCCGTCCGCATCGACTCGCCCGACGGGCTCGCGATCCTCCGCCACTCCGCCGCGCACGTCATGGCGCAGGCCGTGCAGCAGATCAACCCCGACGCGAAGCTCGGCATCGGGCCGCCCGTCACCGACGGCTTCTACTTCGACTTCGACGTCGACGAGCCCTTCACGCCCGAGGACCTCAAGGCCATCTCCAAGAACATGGAGCGCATCATCCGGCAGGGCCAGCGCTTCACGCGCCGCGTCGTGACCGAGGACGAGGCCCGCGAGCTCATGGCCGAGGAGCCGTACAAGCTCGAGCTCATCGGCCTCAAGGGCGGATCCAGCGAGGAGCTGGGCGAGGACGGCGAGTCCGTCGAGGTCGGCGGCGCCGAGCTCACGGTCTACGAGAACGTCGACGGCAAGACCGGCGAGGTCTTCTGGCGCGACCTCTGCCGCGGCCCGCACCTGCCGAGCACGCGCATGGTCGGCAACGGCTGGGCGCTGTCGCGCGTCGCCGCCGCCTACTGGCGCGGATCCGAGAAGAACCCGCAGCTGCAGCGCATCTACGGCACGGCGTGGCCCACGAAGGACGAGCTGCGCGCGTACCAGGGCCGCATCGAGGAGGCGCTCAAGCGCGACCACCGCCGCCTCGGCGCCGAGCTCGACCTCTTCTCCTTCCCGGACGAGATCGGATCCGGCCTCGCGGTCTTCCACCCCAAGGGCGGAATCATCCGCCGCGAGATGGAGGACTACTCGCGCCGCCGGCACGAGACGGCCGGCTACGAGTTCGTCTACTCGCCGCACATCACGAAGTCGAACCTGTTCGAGACGAGCGGCCACCTCGACTTCTACAAGGACGGCATGTTCCCCGCCATGCACCTCGACGAGGCGCGGAACGACGAGGGCGAGATCACGCGCCAGGGCGCGGACTACTACCTCAAGCCCATGAACTGCCCCATGCACGTGCTCATCTACCGGTCGCGCCAGCGCTCGTACCGCGAGCTGCCGCTGCGCCTGTTCGAGTTCGGCACGGTCTACCGCAACGAGAAGTCCGGCGTGATCCACGGCCTCACCCGCGTGCGCGGCATGACGCAGGACGACGCCCACATCTTCACGACCCGCGAGCGCATGGCCGACGAGCTGAAGGGCACGCTCGAGTTCGTGCTGTCGCTGCTGCGCGACTACGGCCTCGACGACTTCTACCTCGAGCTGTCGACGAAGGACCCGGAGAAGTTCGTCGGATCCGACGAGGTGTGGGAGGAGGCGACCGAGACGCTCCGCCAGGTCGCGGTCGACACGGGCCTCGAGCTCGTGCCGGATCCCGCGGGCGCCGCGTTCTACGGCCCCAAGATCTCGGTGCAGGCGCGCGACGCCATCGGGCGCACGTGGCAGATGTCGACGATCCAGCTCGACTTCAACCTGCCCGAGCGCTTCGGCCTCGAGTACACGGCGAACGACGGCACGCGCAAGCAGCCCGTGATGATCCACCGCGCGCTGTTCGGGTCCATCGAGCGCTTCTTCGGCGTGCTCACCGAGCACTACGCGGGCGCGTTCCCGGTGTGGCTGTCTCCCGTGCAGGTCGTCGGGATCCCCGTGGCCGAGGACTACGAGGAGTACCTCGGCGGCGTCCTCGACCGGCTCCGCGCGGAGGGCGTGCGCACGCAGCTCGACACCTCGGACGACCGGATGCCCAAGAAGATCCGCACGCACACCAAGGCCCGGGTGCCGTACCAGCTCATCGCGGGCGAGGACGACCGGGCGGCCGGATCCGTGAGCTTCCGCTTCCGCGACGGCACGCAGGTCAACGGCGTGCCCGTGGCCGAGGCCGTCGAGCGGATCACGGGCGCCATCGCGCGCCGCGAGCAGGTGGTGACCGCGTGGCCCGTCTGA
- the ruvC gene encoding crossover junction endodeoxyribonuclease RuvC, giving the protein MRILGIDPGLTRCGVGVVDVYADRSARLVDVQVVRTSPTAELHHRLLAVGDGIEELVDRHRPSVVAIERVFAQDNLSTVMGVAQITGVALVGAARRGLDVALHTPSEVKAAVTGYGQADKKQVATMVARILGLDELPTPADASDALALAICAGWRAGMSRAGIAGTPEPVARGAAPGAAAGAGPTAAQTAWIAAERAQRGRR; this is encoded by the coding sequence GTGCGGATCCTCGGGATCGACCCCGGCCTGACGCGCTGCGGCGTCGGGGTCGTGGACGTCTACGCCGACCGGTCCGCGCGGCTCGTCGACGTGCAGGTCGTCCGCACGAGCCCGACGGCGGAGCTGCACCACCGGCTGCTCGCGGTCGGCGACGGCATCGAGGAGCTCGTGGACCGGCACCGGCCGTCCGTCGTCGCCATCGAGCGCGTCTTCGCGCAGGACAACCTGTCGACCGTGATGGGCGTGGCGCAGATCACGGGCGTGGCCCTCGTGGGCGCGGCGCGGCGCGGGCTCGACGTCGCCCTGCACACGCCGAGCGAGGTCAAGGCCGCCGTCACCGGGTACGGGCAGGCCGACAAGAAGCAGGTGGCGACGATGGTCGCGCGGATCCTCGGCCTCGACGAGCTGCCGACGCCCGCCGACGCGTCGGACGCGCTCGCCCTCGCGATCTGCGCCGGCTGGCGAGCCGGCATGTCCCGCGCCGGCATCGCGGGCACCCCGGAGCCGGTGGCGCGCGGTGCCGCCCCGGGCGCTGCTGCCGGCGCGGGGCCGACCGCGGCGCAGACCGCGTGGATCGCGGCCGAGCGTGCGCAGCGGGGTCGGCGCTAG
- a CDS encoding glycerol-3-phosphate dehydrogenase/oxidase — protein MTQSKKTDLRDNVARIHDRPSAKVLVIGGGINGIATFRDLALQGVDVVLVERADYGSGASAASSHMIHGGIRYLENGEFRLVRESVEERNGLIRIAPHYVKPLQTTMPIFSTFSGILNAPLRMLTHKQRSTKERGALLISVGMTLYDSFSRDGGSVPRHRFRIGKAAREDMPALNKDVKFTGTYYDASVHEPERLALDVLKDGLAAGDHARSANYLEAVGVADGGVKLRDVISGTEFVVTADVVVNASGPWTDLTNEAMGGDTKFMGGTKGSHIVVDNAELLEATKGREIFFENNDGRIVLIYPLKGRVLIGTTDIDADPSEPAVCTEEEVDYFFDLVKHVFPQIELNRDHIVYRYSGIRPLPRHEDTAPGFVSRDYRIVETEIDGLPDAKVLSLVGGKWTTFRALSAHLSTEATTRLGVERSVDTTGMPIGGGKDFPSSSTARARWIATQAARAEGIGTEQVDRLLNRYGTRATSVIDVLSGQPSTPLATDPQLTRAEIAYFATHEDAVHLADVVLRRTNLAFVGGVTHEMLAEIADVLQDALGWTGEERDAEIQDTVDTLLTYHGVDVGATKVAADATVTEFAN, from the coding sequence GTGACCCAGTCGAAGAAGACCGACCTGCGGGACAACGTCGCCCGCATCCACGACCGCCCGAGCGCCAAGGTGCTCGTCATCGGCGGTGGCATCAACGGCATCGCGACGTTCCGCGACCTCGCGCTGCAGGGCGTCGACGTCGTCCTCGTCGAGCGCGCCGACTACGGCTCGGGTGCCTCGGCCGCGAGCTCGCACATGATCCACGGCGGCATCCGCTATCTCGAGAACGGCGAGTTCCGCCTCGTCCGCGAGTCCGTCGAGGAGCGCAACGGCCTGATCCGCATCGCGCCCCACTACGTGAAGCCGCTGCAGACGACCATGCCGATCTTCTCCACGTTCTCGGGCATCCTCAACGCGCCCCTGCGCATGCTGACCCACAAGCAGCGCTCCACCAAGGAGCGCGGCGCCCTCCTCATCAGCGTCGGCATGACGCTCTACGACTCCTTCTCCCGCGACGGCGGCTCGGTCCCCCGTCACCGCTTCCGCATCGGCAAGGCGGCCCGCGAGGACATGCCCGCCCTCAACAAGGACGTCAAGTTCACCGGCACCTACTACGACGCCTCCGTGCACGAGCCGGAGCGCCTGGCGCTCGACGTGCTGAAGGACGGCCTGGCCGCGGGCGACCACGCGCGCAGCGCCAACTACCTCGAGGCCGTGGGCGTCGCGGACGGCGGCGTGAAGCTGCGCGACGTGATCTCCGGCACCGAGTTCGTCGTGACCGCGGACGTCGTGGTCAACGCGTCCGGCCCCTGGACCGACCTCACCAACGAGGCCATGGGCGGCGACACGAAGTTCATGGGCGGCACCAAGGGCTCGCACATCGTCGTCGACAACGCGGAGCTGCTCGAGGCCACCAAGGGCCGCGAGATCTTCTTCGAGAACAACGACGGCCGCATCGTCCTCATCTACCCGCTCAAGGGCCGCGTCCTCATCGGCACCACGGACATCGACGCCGATCCGAGCGAGCCGGCCGTCTGCACCGAGGAGGAGGTCGACTACTTCTTCGACCTCGTCAAGCACGTCTTCCCGCAGATCGAGCTGAACCGCGACCACATCGTGTACCGCTACTCGGGCATCCGCCCGCTGCCGCGCCACGAGGACACGGCGCCCGGCTTCGTGTCGCGCGACTACCGCATCGTCGAGACCGAGATCGACGGCCTGCCCGACGCGAAGGTCCTCAGCCTCGTCGGCGGCAAGTGGACGACGTTCCGCGCGCTGTCCGCGCACCTCTCCACCGAGGCCACCACGCGCCTCGGCGTGGAGCGCTCGGTCGACACGACGGGCATGCCCATCGGCGGCGGCAAGGACTTCCCGTCCTCCAGCACCGCCCGCGCACGGTGGATCGCCACGCAGGCCGCCCGCGCGGAGGGCATCGGCACCGAGCAGGTCGACCGGCTGCTGAACCGCTACGGCACCCGCGCCACGAGCGTCATCGACGTCCTCTCCGGACAGCCCTCGACGCCGCTCGCGACCGACCCGCAGCTCACGCGCGCCGAGATCGCGTACTTCGCCACGCACGAGGACGCGGTGCACCTCGCCGACGTCGTCCTCCGTCGCACGAACCTCGCGTTCGTCGGCGGCGTGACCCACGAGATGCTCGCCGAGATCGCGGACGTGCTGCAGGACGCGCTCGGCTGGACCGGCGAGGAGCGCGACGCGGAGATCCAGGACACCGTCGACACGCTGCTGACGTACCACGGGGTCGACGTGGGCGCCACGAAGGTCGCCGCCGACGCGACCGTCACGGAGTTCGCGAACTAG
- the pdxT gene encoding pyridoxal 5'-phosphate synthase glutaminase subunit PdxT, translating to MAGSTAGQHGDGPLVGVLALQGDVREHVRVLEGFGARTRLVRQPKDLPGLSGLVIPGGESTVMDKLSRQFGIAEPLRAAIDDGLPVYGTCAGLIMLADEIVDAIHDQRSIGGLDVSVRRNAFGSQTASFEVDLDVPELGDPPVHAVFIRAPVVASVGPAASALASLDDGRVVAVRQGALLGTSFHPEVTGDLRFHRLFLDMVEDAGRTL from the coding sequence GTGGCTGGTAGCACGGCGGGGCAGCACGGGGACGGTCCGCTCGTCGGCGTCCTCGCGCTGCAGGGGGACGTCCGGGAGCACGTGCGCGTGCTCGAGGGCTTCGGCGCCCGGACGCGGCTCGTCCGCCAGCCGAAGGACCTCCCCGGCCTCTCCGGGCTCGTGATCCCCGGCGGCGAGTCCACGGTGATGGACAAGCTCTCGCGCCAGTTCGGGATCGCGGAGCCGCTGCGCGCCGCCATCGACGACGGCCTGCCCGTCTACGGCACGTGCGCGGGGCTGATCATGCTGGCCGACGAGATCGTGGACGCGATCCACGACCAGCGGAGCATCGGCGGCCTCGACGTCTCCGTGCGCCGGAACGCCTTCGGATCCCAGACGGCGTCCTTCGAGGTGGACCTCGACGTGCCCGAGCTGGGGGACCCGCCCGTGCACGCGGTCTTCATCCGCGCACCCGTGGTGGCCTCGGTCGGCCCGGCCGCGTCGGCGCTCGCCTCGCTCGACGACGGCCGCGTCGTCGCCGTCCGGCAGGGCGCGCTCCTCGGCACCTCGTTCCACCCGGAGGTCACGGGCGATCTCCGGTTCCACCGCCTCTTCCTCGACATGGTCGAGGACGCGGGCCGCACCCTCTGA
- the ruvA gene encoding Holliday junction branch migration protein RuvA, with amino-acid sequence MISSLRGTVLSVSGQTLLLEVHGVGYGVSVTPRHALELRHGSEATVLTSLVVREDSLTLFGFPGPDELRAFELLCGVTGVGPKSALAVLEHLDPEAMADAVAAEDDAAFRRVSGIGPKTAKLIVLQLAGKLFVTQPRARPAASASSTVTADVVTALIGLGWSERVARTAVDDAAAAAAEQGAPADMPRLLRVALGMLGPQQPAGASAAGQAADR; translated from the coding sequence GTGATCTCCTCCCTCCGCGGCACCGTGCTGTCCGTCTCCGGTCAGACCCTCCTGCTGGAGGTGCACGGGGTGGGCTACGGCGTCTCGGTGACGCCGCGGCACGCGCTCGAGCTGCGGCACGGATCCGAGGCGACGGTGCTCACCTCGCTGGTCGTCCGCGAGGACTCGCTGACGCTGTTCGGCTTCCCGGGGCCCGACGAGCTGCGGGCCTTCGAGCTGCTCTGCGGCGTCACGGGCGTCGGCCCGAAGTCGGCCCTCGCGGTGCTCGAGCACCTGGATCCCGAGGCGATGGCCGATGCCGTCGCGGCCGAGGACGACGCCGCCTTCCGCCGCGTCTCCGGCATCGGCCCGAAGACCGCCAAGCTCATCGTGCTGCAGCTCGCGGGGAAGCTGTTCGTCACGCAGCCGCGTGCGCGTCCGGCGGCGTCCGCGTCGTCGACGGTCACGGCCGACGTGGTCACGGCCCTCATCGGCCTGGGCTGGTCGGAGCGCGTCGCCCGCACCGCGGTCGACGACGCCGCGGCCGCGGCCGCCGAGCAGGGGGCGCCCGCCGACATGCCCCGCCTGCTGCGCGTGGCGCTCGGGATGCTCGGGCCGCAGCAGCCCGCGGGCGCCTCCGCCGCCGGGCAGGCGGCCGACCGGTGA
- a CDS encoding HIT family protein, whose amino-acid sequence MSDHESGGEDERADVRVDDPGHLAGVPDEFQRLWTPHRMVYIQKGQQPDRDECPFCIAPSMSDEDALIVARGEHAYVLLNLFPYNSGHLLVCPYRHIATYDLASAEEVAEIGSLTQTAMRVVREVSRNDGYNIGMNQGQVAGAGIAEHLHQHIVPRWGQDANFLPIIAKTKALPQLLGDVRASIAAAWPAPAGE is encoded by the coding sequence ATGTCGGACCACGAGTCCGGGGGCGAGGACGAGCGGGCCGACGTGCGCGTCGACGACCCCGGCCACCTCGCGGGCGTGCCCGACGAGTTCCAGCGCCTGTGGACCCCGCATCGCATGGTCTACATCCAGAAGGGGCAGCAGCCGGACCGCGACGAGTGCCCGTTCTGCATCGCGCCGTCGATGTCGGACGAGGACGCGCTCATCGTCGCGCGCGGCGAGCACGCGTACGTGCTGCTCAATCTCTTCCCGTACAACAGCGGGCACTTGCTCGTCTGCCCGTATCGTCACATCGCGACCTACGATCTCGCGAGCGCGGAGGAGGTCGCCGAGATCGGGTCCCTCACGCAGACCGCCATGCGGGTCGTGCGCGAGGTGTCGCGGAACGACGGCTACAACATCGGCATGAACCAGGGCCAGGTGGCGGGCGCCGGCATCGCCGAGCACCTGCACCAGCACATCGTGCCGCGGTGGGGGCAGGACGCGAACTTCCTGCCGATCATCGCGAAGACCAAGGCGCTGCCGCAGCTGCTGGGCGACGTGCGCGCATCCATCGCCGCAGCCTGGCCCGCCCCCGCGGGCGAATAG
- the pdxS gene encoding pyridoxal 5'-phosphate synthase lyase subunit PdxS yields MTDTNTPGQVGSSRVKRGLAEMLKGGVIMDVVNAEQARIAEDAGAVAVMALERVPADIRSQGGVARMSDPDLIDQIKAEVSIPVMAKARIGHFVEAQVLQSLEVDYIDESEVLSPADYVNHIDKWGFTVPFVCGATTLGEALRRITEGAAMIRSKGEAGTGDVSEATKHIRTIKSEIRALSALTHDEIYVAAKELQAPYDLVLEVARTGQLPVVLFTAGGVATPADAAMMMQLGADGVFVGSGIFKSGNPVARAKAVVTATALFNDPDAIAEASRGLGEAMVGINVADVPAPHRLAERGW; encoded by the coding sequence ATGACTGACACCAACACCCCCGGACAGGTCGGCTCGAGCCGCGTCAAGCGCGGACTCGCGGAGATGCTCAAGGGCGGCGTCATCATGGACGTCGTCAACGCCGAGCAGGCGCGCATCGCGGAGGACGCGGGAGCGGTCGCCGTCATGGCGCTCGAGCGCGTCCCCGCCGACATCCGCTCGCAGGGCGGCGTCGCGCGCATGAGCGACCCCGACCTCATCGACCAGATCAAGGCCGAGGTCTCCATCCCCGTCATGGCGAAGGCCCGCATCGGCCACTTCGTCGAGGCGCAGGTCCTCCAGTCCCTCGAGGTCGACTACATCGACGAGTCCGAGGTGCTGAGCCCGGCCGACTACGTGAACCACATCGACAAGTGGGGCTTCACCGTCCCCTTCGTCTGCGGTGCCACCACGCTCGGCGAGGCGCTCCGCCGCATCACCGAGGGCGCGGCCATGATCCGCTCCAAGGGCGAGGCCGGCACGGGCGACGTCTCCGAGGCCACCAAGCACATCCGCACGATCAAGTCCGAGATCCGCGCGCTCAGCGCCCTCACGCACGACGAGATCTACGTCGCCGCCAAAGAGCTGCAGGCGCCGTACGACCTCGTGCTCGAGGTCGCGAGGACCGGCCAGCTGCCCGTCGTCCTCTTCACCGCCGGCGGCGTGGCCACCCCGGCCGACGCGGCGATGATGATGCAGCTGGGCGCCGACGGCGTGTTCGTCGGATCCGGCATCTTCAAGTCGGGCAACCCGGTCGCGCGCGCCAAGGCCGTCGTCACGGCGACCGCCCTGTTCAACGACCCCGACGCCATCGCCGAGGCGTCGCGCGGGCTGGGCGAGGCCATGGTCGGGATCAACGTCGCCGACGTCCCCGCCCCGCACCGCCTCGCCGAGCGTGGCTGGTAG
- a CDS encoding sugar-binding transcriptional regulator has protein sequence MVDGIAHERTQDALRAAHLYYMQDLTMEAIARELGTSRSSVSRLLSFARETGLVDIQIRSPLDLATVLGEQLHDRYGVVAHVVPVPDQTSDVDRVDRVALSAARMLTQYVDSNMVVGVAWGSTVSAVSRYLVPKPTHNTLVVQLNGAGNVRTTGIMYASEILRRFGQAYGATVQQFPVPAFFDDPATKLALWRERSTKRVLELQERMDMVLFGVGSPVALVPSHVYSGGYLERSDQRALDADGVVGDVSTVFFREDGSSADIAINARASGPDLATIRKAPRRVCVVAGASKVRSVRGALAAGLVTDIVLDEGTARALLA, from the coding sequence ATGGTCGACGGCATCGCGCACGAGCGCACCCAGGACGCCCTCCGCGCGGCGCACCTCTACTACATGCAGGACCTGACGATGGAGGCGATCGCGCGCGAGCTCGGGACGAGCCGCTCCTCCGTCTCGCGGCTCCTCTCCTTCGCCCGGGAGACGGGGCTCGTGGACATCCAGATCCGCTCGCCGCTCGACCTCGCGACGGTGCTGGGGGAGCAGCTGCACGACCGCTACGGCGTGGTCGCGCACGTCGTGCCCGTGCCGGACCAGACGAGCGACGTCGACCGCGTCGACCGGGTCGCGCTCTCCGCTGCACGGATGCTCACCCAGTACGTCGACTCGAACATGGTCGTCGGCGTCGCGTGGGGCTCGACCGTGAGCGCCGTGAGCCGGTACCTCGTGCCGAAGCCGACGCACAACACGCTCGTGGTGCAGCTGAACGGGGCGGGCAACGTGCGCACGACGGGGATCATGTACGCGAGCGAGATCCTCCGCCGGTTCGGCCAGGCGTACGGCGCGACCGTGCAGCAGTTCCCCGTGCCGGCCTTCTTCGACGACCCGGCGACGAAGCTGGCGCTGTGGCGCGAGCGGAGCACGAAGCGCGTGCTCGAGCTGCAGGAGCGGATGGACATGGTGCTGTTCGGTGTCGGATCCCCCGTGGCCCTCGTGCCGAGCCACGTCTACTCGGGCGGCTACCTCGAGCGGTCCGACCAGCGCGCGCTCGACGCCGACGGCGTGGTGGGCGACGTCTCCACGGTCTTCTTCCGCGAGGACGGCTCGTCGGCCGACATCGCGATCAACGCCCGGGCGAGCGGGCCGGACCTCGCGACGATCCGCAAGGCGCCGCGGCGCGTGTGCGTGGTCGCGGGCGCGTCCAAGGTCCGCAGCGTGCGGGGAGCGCTGGCCGCCGGGCTCGTGACGGACATCGTGCTCGACGAGGGGACGGCGCGCGCCCTGTTGGCGTGA
- the yajC gene encoding preprotein translocase subunit YajC, translated as MDPFTLIMFAVLALLIFFMFRNSRKRQKDLAELQTQMVPGAEVMTASGIYGTLVSFDEENNLAYLEVAPGTVLKLHRQTIARVVEPTVADDASVLVDDAPAADAVDETGTSDVPRRIDDGDAPTARS; from the coding sequence ATGGACCCGTTCACCCTGATCATGTTCGCCGTCCTGGCGCTGCTCATCTTCTTCATGTTCCGCAACAGCCGGAAGCGCCAGAAGGACCTGGCCGAGCTGCAGACGCAGATGGTCCCCGGTGCCGAGGTCATGACCGCGTCCGGCATCTACGGCACGCTCGTCTCCTTCGACGAGGAGAACAACCTCGCCTACCTCGAGGTCGCGCCCGGCACGGTGCTGAAGCTGCACCGCCAGACGATCGCCCGCGTGGTCGAGCCCACCGTCGCCGACGACGCCTCCGTCCTCGTGGACGACGCGCCCGCGGCCGACGCGGTCGACGAGACCGGCACGAGCGACGTCCCGCGCCGCATCGACGACGGCGACGCCCCCACCGCGCGCTCCTGA
- the ruvB gene encoding Holliday junction branch migration DNA helicase RuvB — MSDLAHGDASSPVPESDAELAFEGALRPRSLSEFVGQVKVRGQLELLLTAAAMQNRSPDHILLAGPPGLGKTTLAMIVAEESRRPLRLTSGPAIQHAGDLAAVLSALVPGEILFVDEIHRMARSAEEMLYLAMEDFRIDIMVGKGAGATSIPLELSPFTLVGATTRSGMLPSPLRDRFGFTAHLEFYETHELEQVIERAARMLHLEIEHEAVAEIAGRCRGTPRIANRLLRRVRDYALVHGTEAGLESVRAALDLYDVDPLGLDRLDRAVMRGILTRFGGGPVGLNTLAVSVGEEAETIESVVEPFLVRIGLVTRTPRGRVATPAAWEHFGLVAPAAPAAPARATGLPSAAGALFGDEL; from the coding sequence GTGAGCGACCTCGCGCACGGCGACGCGTCCAGCCCCGTCCCGGAGTCCGACGCGGAGCTCGCCTTCGAGGGCGCGCTCCGCCCGAGGTCGCTGTCCGAGTTCGTCGGCCAGGTCAAGGTCCGCGGCCAGCTGGAGCTGCTGCTGACCGCCGCCGCCATGCAGAACCGCTCGCCCGACCACATCCTCCTCGCCGGTCCGCCCGGCCTCGGCAAGACGACGCTCGCCATGATCGTGGCCGAGGAGAGCCGCCGCCCCCTGCGGCTCACCAGCGGTCCGGCCATCCAGCACGCGGGCGACCTCGCTGCCGTGCTGTCGGCGCTGGTGCCGGGCGAGATCCTGTTCGTCGACGAGATCCACCGCATGGCGCGCTCCGCCGAGGAGATGCTGTACCTCGCGATGGAGGACTTCCGCATCGACATCATGGTGGGCAAGGGCGCGGGCGCGACCTCCATCCCGCTGGAGCTGTCGCCCTTCACGCTGGTGGGCGCGACGACGCGCTCGGGCATGCTGCCGAGCCCGCTCCGCGACCGCTTCGGCTTCACGGCCCACCTCGAGTTCTACGAGACGCACGAGCTCGAGCAGGTGATCGAGCGCGCGGCCCGCATGCTGCACCTGGAGATCGAGCACGAGGCCGTCGCCGAGATCGCCGGACGCTGCCGCGGGACCCCGCGCATCGCGAACCGCCTGCTCCGCCGCGTCCGCGACTACGCGCTCGTGCACGGCACGGAGGCCGGCCTCGAGTCCGTCCGCGCGGCGCTCGACCTCTACGACGTGGATCCGCTCGGCCTCGACCGCCTCGACCGCGCCGTCATGCGCGGCATCCTCACGCGCTTCGGCGGCGGTCCCGTGGGGCTCAACACGCTCGCCGTCTCGGTGGGGGAGGAGGCGGAGACGATCGAGTCGGTCGTCGAGCCCTTCCTCGTCCGCATCGGCCTGGTGACGCGCACCCCGCGCGGCCGGGTCGCGACGCCGGCGGCCTGGGAGCACTTCGGGCTCGTAGCTCCCGCGGCCCCGGCCGCCCCCGCCCGCGCGACGGGTCTGCCGAGCGCCGCGGGGGCGCTCTTCGGCGATGAACTATGA